One region of Candidatus Woesearchaeota archaeon genomic DNA includes:
- a CDS encoding glycine--tRNA ligase, translating to MALTIADMATFCKRKGFVYPDAEIYGGMAGFWDYGHLGVELKENIKREWWKRFVQQREDVFGIDGAIITSAKVWQASGHADCFTDILVECKKCHARIRGDSLVADLLNIAAEGLSATDIDKLIKDNNIGCPNCHGEFENAKQFNLMFRTNIGPVESANSLAYLRPETAQLIFANFKLVQENARAKLPFGIAQMGKAFRNEISPRDFLFRSREFEQMEIEFFTHPDKTDECLFFDEISGMKINVLTADAQKKDGKHKETTIKELAENNLANKWHAYWLASFYKWFTDLGIKKENLRLREHKEEELAHYAGACFDIEYKFPFGWKEIHGNADRKQFDLKQHMKFSKKDLGVFDEATKQKVIPSVASEPSQGVDRALLAFMFDAYEYDKKRENVVLKLHPKLAPIKAGIFPLIKKEGLDKKAKEILNDLNREFSCFYDESGSIGRRYARQDESGTPYCITVDFDSLKNHDVTLRNRDDTKQIRVKIKDLKETLRRLVNSELEFEYAGHSIK from the coding sequence ATGGCATTGACAATCGCTGACATGGCAACATTCTGCAAGAGGAAAGGCTTTGTCTATCCTGATGCTGAAATCTACGGCGGAATGGCTGGATTCTGGGATTATGGCCATTTGGGAGTTGAATTAAAAGAAAATATAAAAAGAGAATGGTGGAAAAGGTTTGTCCAGCAAAGAGAAGATGTTTTCGGCATTGACGGCGCAATAATAACAAGCGCGAAAGTATGGCAGGCATCTGGCCACGCTGACTGCTTTACAGATATCTTAGTCGAATGCAAGAAATGCCATGCAAGAATAAGAGGCGATTCATTGGTTGCAGATCTTCTCAACATCGCCGCAGAAGGATTGTCAGCCACAGACATTGATAAACTAATAAAAGATAACAATATAGGCTGCCCGAACTGCCATGGCGAATTCGAGAATGCAAAGCAGTTCAACCTGATGTTCAGGACAAACATCGGCCCTGTTGAAAGCGCAAATTCTCTTGCTTATTTAAGGCCTGAAACAGCGCAGTTAATATTCGCAAATTTCAAGCTTGTGCAGGAAAACGCAAGGGCAAAGCTGCCTTTCGGAATAGCTCAGATGGGAAAGGCATTCAGAAATGAAATCTCTCCAAGAGACTTTTTGTTCAGAAGCAGGGAATTCGAGCAGATGGAGATTGAATTCTTCACTCATCCTGATAAAACAGACGAATGTTTATTTTTTGATGAAATAAGCGGCATGAAAATAAATGTTTTAACAGCAGATGCCCAGAAAAAAGACGGAAAACACAAGGAAACAACAATAAAAGAGCTGGCTGAAAATAATCTTGCAAACAAATGGCATGCTTATTGGTTAGCATCCTTCTACAAATGGTTCACAGACTTAGGCATTAAAAAAGAAAATTTAAGGTTAAGGGAGCACAAAGAAGAAGAGCTGGCGCATTATGCCGGCGCTTGCTTCGACATTGAGTATAAATTCCCATTCGGCTGGAAAGAAATTCACGGAAACGCTGACAGAAAGCAGTTTGACCTGAAGCAGCACATGAAATTCTCAAAAAAGGATTTGGGCGTTTTCGATGAAGCAACAAAACAGAAAGTCATCCCGTCTGTTGCATCCGAGCCCTCGCAGGGAGTTGACCGCGCCTTATTGGCATTTATGTTTGACGCATATGAGTATGATAAAAAGAGAGAAAATGTTGTTTTGAAGCTGCATCCAAAATTGGCTCCGATAAAAGCAGGCATTTTCCCATTAATCAAAAAAGAAGGCCTTGACAAAAAAGCAAAAGAAATTCTGAATGATTTAAACAGGGAATTCAGCTGTTTCTATGATGAATCAGGCAGCATAGGAAGAAGGTATGCCAGGCAGGACGAATCAGGAACTCCGTACTGCATAACAGTTGATTTTGACAGCCTGAAAAACCACGATGTCACGCTGAGAAACAGGGATGACACAAAGCAGATAAGGGTAAAAATCAAGGATTTAAAGGAAACACTGAGAAGGCTGGTTAATTCTGAGCTCGAATTTGAATATGCAGGCCACTCAATAAAGTAG